The genomic DNA GcagaatcccaatcaaacatcgacttaaggtaagtctcgtttgATTTCCGATTCTGCCTCGTCATCATACGCactacgaagtcacgtgagatttcAAAGCAACTGATAGCACACGATACAAAGACAAGAAATCTTTAATAGTAGTTTCAACTTTGGCTGAGTACATTGTCAGCAAACGAAGAACCTTGTTCAATTTCCCGGTCATAAAACTTGGCAAAGGTGGCTGCTGAACTCCACCCTGCAGTTTGCATAATCTCCACAAGGGAAGCATTGGCAGCTTTAGCTTTAGAAGTTGCCGCCGATCGGACACTATGCGGCTTATACACATTAATATCGATGCCAGCCTTGATCATCATTTGCTGAATCCAGCGTCTTATTGTGTCTCTGCTGGCTTTGTTATGTGGTTTCTGATGAGTAATAAACAACCAGGATTCGCTACCACGTAATAACTTAGTCCTTGCAAGGTATACTGAACATGCAATTACTAAACAAAGATTGCGGTCATATGGGTAAGCATTAAGCTTGATAACTAAATCAGAGGTTGACTTGCCAGGTTTGCTTTGTTTCAGGTTACTATTAAGCGTAAACGTATAAGCAGTCTCCTCTTGTACCATGTTCTGAGTGTCTAATAATTGCAGAGACTGTCCTCTCTGGGCTGTGGTTAATGCAACTAACATAACCAATTTCAAGGTCAAGTCCTTGAGGGAGAGTTCCTGGGAGTCACCCATGGAGCCAATGTACTGGAGTACCAGATTGACATCCCAAGTTTTGCAATAATGAGGAAGAGGGGGCCTGGGGGTGATGGGATCTGCTTGCCTTTTAGTACAGAAGAGAAGCCATTTTCTGATGTGTGCATCATACTGTTTCTGTGATGATTGGGGCCAGGATTGGAGAACAATGTTGGTTGCTCTCTCAGAAAAGCTTCTGTTCTTGTAGAGTCGCCGCACAAATGACAGGCTAACAGATTCAGCTTTTTCCTCAATGGGTGAAGTTTCTGGCACCCTGGAAGAGTCAGGAGGGCTTCCCTGTGAGTGATCATCAATGGAGGAGCTACCAATAGTCTCAGCAATTTGGGATACCAGCTTTGGCAAGTCCAGCAAGGCACCACCAGGATCCCCTCTGCTCTGTTTGCTTGAATTTTTTCCAGGCATTTCCCTATAAGACTGAATGGAGGGAATGCATAGAAGAAAAAGTTATTCCAGTTTGCAGAGAAGGCATCAACAAACATTGCGTCTGGATCAGGCCTCCATGAGGCATAGACTGGACATTGCTTATTTAAGCGAGATGCAAACAAATCAATTCTTGGCTGACCAAATTGCTTGGTGATTGAGTAGTATACATCTGACGCTAACTGCCACTCAGTACGATCATTAAAATGCCTTGATTCTCGATCTGCTTCAGTGTTTTCACATCCTGGTAGGTGTGAGGCACTTATCCAGATGTGGCGTTCAACACAATAATCCCATATTTGTCTTGCAACTGAATTGCAGTCAGGGGACTTTGAGCCCCCCATGTTATTTATGT from Montipora foliosa isolate CH-2021 chromosome 7, ASM3666993v2, whole genome shotgun sequence includes the following:
- the LOC138009441 gene encoding uncharacterized protein — its product is MPGKNSSKQSRGDPGGALLDLPKLVSQIAETIGSSSIDDHSQGSPPDSSRVPETSPIEEKAESVSLSFVRRLYKNRSFSERATNIVLQSWPQSSQKQYDAHIRKWLLFCTKRQADPITPRPPLPHYCKTWDVNLVLQYIGSMGDSQELSLKDLTLKLVMLVALTTAQRGQSLQLLDTQNMVQEETAYTFTLNSNLKQSKPGKSTSDLVIKLNAYPYDRNLCLVIACSVYLARTKLLRGSESWLFITHQKPHNKASRDTIRRWIQQMMIKAGIDINVYKPHSVRSAATSKAKAANASLVEIMQTAGWSSAATFAKFYDREIEQGSSFADNVLSQS